Proteins encoded within one genomic window of Borrelia parkeri:
- the gpmA gene encoding 2,3-diphosphoglycerate-dependent phosphoglycerate mutase, giving the protein MYKLVLVRHGESEWNKENLFTGWTDVKLSEKGISEALEGGRVLKQEGYSFDIAFSSVLVRANDTLNIILHELGQSYIDVEKSWRLNERHYGALQGLNKAETAEKYGEDKVLMWRRSYDIPPMPLEESDKRHPIHDLRYRGIPKSELPSTECLKDTVARVIPYWTDKIARAIIEGKKVIIAAHGNSLRALVKYLDNMSDDDILKLNIPTGIPLVYELDRDLRPIKHYYLGDEDKIKAAMEFVANQGKKK; this is encoded by the coding sequence ATGTATAAATTAGTTTTAGTGCGTCATGGTGAGAGTGAATGGAATAAAGAAAATCTTTTTACAGGCTGGACTGATGTTAAGCTTTCTGAGAAGGGTATTTCTGAAGCTTTAGAGGGCGGTAGAGTTCTTAAACAAGAAGGCTATTCTTTTGATATTGCTTTTAGCTCGGTATTGGTAAGAGCTAATGATACTTTAAATATTATTTTGCATGAGTTAGGTCAATCTTATATTGATGTAGAAAAATCTTGGCGACTCAATGAAAGGCATTATGGAGCTTTACAAGGGTTAAATAAGGCTGAAACAGCTGAAAAATATGGAGAGGATAAGGTTTTAATGTGGAGACGTAGTTATGATATTCCTCCTATGCCTTTAGAAGAGTCTGATAAACGTCATCCAATTCATGACTTGAGATATAGAGGGATTCCTAAGAGTGAACTTCCTTCAACGGAATGTTTGAAGGATACTGTTGCAAGAGTTATACCGTATTGGACAGATAAAATTGCTAGAGCTATTATTGAGGGAAAAAAGGTTATTATTGCTGCTCATGGAAATTCTTTAAGAGCTCTTGTTAAATATCTTGATAATATGAGTGATGATGATATTTTAAAGCTTAATATTCCTACTGGTATTCCTTTAGTTTATGAACTTGATAGAGATTTAAGACCTATTAAACATTACTACTTAGGTGACGAGGATAAGATTAAAGCGGCTATGGAATTTGTTGCTAATCAAGGAAAGAAAAAATAA
- the lysS gene encoding lysine--tRNA ligase, producing the protein MKTAHWADFYAKKIIEEKGEKEQYTVASGITPSGTVHIGNFREVISVDLVARALKDANKNVRFIYSWDNYDVFRKVPKNMPDQELLTTHLRQAITRVPDTKTNQSSYARANEVEFEKYLPIVGIKPEFINQSLKYMSSDYSNQIKFALDHKDEIAKVLNQYRTTKLADNWYPISIFCTKCDRDTTTVKNYNHCYSIEYHCECGNKESLDLRKTWAAKLPWRIDWPMRWKYENVDFEPAGKDHHSSGGSFDTSIEIVKIFGGTPPITFQYDFISIKGRGGKISSSSGDVVSLKDVLEIYTPEVTRFLFASTKPNTEFSISFDLDVIKIYEDYDKFERVYYGIDDIKENKKEAFKRIYELSQPKAPDKEIPYQIGFRHLSVICQIFEGDKDKIFKLLNDVKENQKEKLINKIECCTNWIKKFAPEEFKFSLRTTFDDTEPLKNSNKQGVTQLLDFLKKDFNNITEKEIQDEIYNIARSNNIEPPLFFKQIYNILINKDKGPKLAGFIKAIGIQKFEEIVKHYI; encoded by the coding sequence ATGAAAACAGCACACTGGGCAGATTTCTATGCAAAAAAAATCATAGAAGAAAAAGGTGAAAAGGAACAATACACAGTTGCATCAGGCATTACTCCATCAGGCACTGTGCATATTGGAAACTTTAGAGAAGTAATTTCCGTTGACCTTGTAGCAAGAGCATTAAAAGATGCAAACAAAAATGTAAGATTTATATACTCATGGGATAACTATGATGTATTTAGAAAAGTACCTAAGAACATGCCCGATCAAGAATTACTGACAACTCATTTAAGACAAGCAATCACAAGGGTTCCTGACACCAAAACTAATCAATCAAGCTATGCAAGAGCAAACGAAGTGGAATTCGAAAAATATCTACCTATTGTAGGTATTAAGCCAGAATTTATAAATCAAAGTCTAAAATATATGTCAAGTGATTACTCGAATCAAATTAAGTTTGCACTAGATCATAAAGATGAAATAGCAAAAGTCCTTAATCAATATAGAACAACAAAACTTGCTGACAACTGGTACCCTATTAGCATTTTTTGCACCAAATGCGACAGAGATACTACAACAGTAAAAAACTATAATCATTGCTATTCCATTGAATACCATTGCGAATGCGGTAATAAGGAATCACTCGATTTAAGAAAAACATGGGCTGCAAAACTTCCATGGAGAATCGACTGGCCAATGCGATGGAAATACGAAAACGTCGATTTTGAACCTGCTGGAAAAGATCATCATAGTAGTGGAGGAAGTTTTGACACCTCAATAGAAATTGTAAAAATTTTTGGAGGAACTCCGCCCATAACATTTCAGTATGATTTTATATCAATCAAAGGACGTGGAGGAAAAATATCTTCATCATCTGGAGATGTCGTGTCATTAAAAGATGTCCTTGAAATATATACTCCTGAAGTTACAAGATTCTTATTTGCATCAACAAAACCCAACACAGAATTTTCAATATCATTCGATCTTGATGTAATAAAGATTTATGAAGATTATGATAAATTTGAAAGAGTATATTATGGAATTGACGATATTAAAGAAAATAAAAAAGAAGCTTTTAAAAGAATTTACGAACTCTCTCAACCAAAAGCACCAGATAAAGAAATTCCATATCAAATTGGTTTTAGACATTTGAGTGTAATTTGTCAAATTTTTGAAGGGGACAAAGATAAAATTTTTAAACTTTTAAATGATGTAAAAGAAAACCAAAAAGAAAAACTTATAAACAAAATTGAGTGTTGCACTAACTGGATCAAAAAATTTGCACCTGAAGAATTTAAGTTTTCACTAAGAACCACATTCGATGACACTGAACCCTTAAAGAATAGCAACAAACAAGGAGTAACACAATTACTAGATTTTTTAAAAAAAGATTTTAACAATATAACTGAAAAAGAAATTCAAGATGAAATTTATAATATCGCAAGAAGCAATAACATTGAACCCCCATTATTCTTTAAACAAATTTACAATATATTAATTAATAAAGACAAAGGACCGAAATTAGCAGGATTTATTAAAGCAATTGGTATTCAAAAATTTGAGGAAATTGTAAAACACTATATTTAG
- the era gene encoding GTPase Era translates to MKSGFVSIIGRPSTGKSTLLNSICKHQISIISSIPQTTRNKIKGIFTDKRGQIIFIDTPGFHLSKKQFNIALMHNVHSAIKETELILYVIDIQDKPGIEENEILTIIIKSKINFLVVINKIDIQKTKEREIMIFLEEKGIKKDNIIKISAEQKINIEKIKDKIYENLQEGPLYYPEEYYTDQEMNLRISEIIRGVTIKKLKEELPYSLYIEIEILEDRKNKLFIKASIIVAVESQKGIIVGKGGKGIKIIGEEARKIISEIFEKKCDLFLQVKLRKNWNKNSKLIKNLIN, encoded by the coding sequence ATGAAATCAGGATTTGTATCAATTATAGGTAGACCTTCAACAGGGAAATCTACACTTTTAAATTCAATATGTAAACACCAAATATCAATTATTTCATCCATACCACAAACAACTAGAAACAAAATTAAAGGAATATTTACAGATAAAAGAGGTCAAATTATTTTCATAGATACACCGGGATTTCATCTAAGTAAAAAGCAATTCAATATAGCACTGATGCATAACGTACATTCTGCAATTAAAGAAACAGAATTAATTCTTTATGTAATTGACATTCAAGATAAACCTGGCATTGAAGAGAATGAAATATTAACAATTATCATTAAATCCAAAATTAATTTCTTAGTAGTCATCAACAAAATTGATATTCAAAAAACAAAAGAAAGAGAAATAATGATATTTTTAGAAGAAAAAGGAATAAAAAAAGACAATATTATAAAAATCTCTGCTGAACAAAAAATCAATATTGAAAAAATTAAAGATAAGATTTATGAAAATCTCCAAGAAGGACCTCTTTATTATCCAGAAGAATATTATACAGATCAAGAAATGAACTTAAGAATTAGCGAAATAATTAGAGGCGTAACGATTAAAAAACTCAAAGAAGAACTACCATATTCTTTATATATAGAGATCGAAATCTTAGAAGATAGAAAAAATAAACTTTTTATCAAAGCAAGTATTATTGTAGCCGTAGAGAGTCAAAAAGGCATAATAGTCGGCAAAGGAGGCAAAGGAATAAAAATAATTGGAGAAGAAGCAAGAAAGATAATATCAGAAATATTTGAAAAAAAATGTGATTTATTCTTACAAGTAAAATTAAGAAAAAATTGGAACAAAAACTCTAAACTAATTAAAAATTTAATCAATTAA
- a CDS encoding DUF192 domain-containing protein — MILRALFALIFYISCTNHVYDKEIIINDTKFFVKLALDEITRSKGYMGTESINENNGMLFIFKEEKNLSFWMKDTSVPLEIAYINSVGVIKEIYSLVPFSQRVVNSRYKVKYALEVPEGSFSKFKIKVGDRVKFNFDVNSLNVE; from the coding sequence TTGATCCTGAGAGCTCTTTTTGCATTAATTTTTTATATATCGTGTACCAATCATGTATATGATAAAGAAATTATTATTAATGATACTAAGTTTTTTGTTAAGCTTGCGCTTGATGAAATTACTAGATCTAAAGGGTATATGGGAACTGAGAGTATAAATGAAAATAATGGTATGCTTTTTATTTTTAAAGAAGAGAAGAATTTATCTTTTTGGATGAAAGATACCTCTGTACCACTTGAGATTGCTTATATTAATTCTGTAGGTGTTATTAAGGAAATTTACAGTTTAGTTCCTTTTTCACAAAGGGTTGTAAATTCTAGGTATAAGGTCAAGTATGCTCTTGAGGTTCCGGAAGGTTCTTTTTCTAAATTTAAAATTAAGGTAGGTGACAGGGTGAAATTTAATTTTGATGTTAATTCTTTAAACGTAGAATAG
- a CDS encoding N-acetylmuramoyl-L-alanine amidase family protein, with product MINLISVYLFLEAQEVDYVNILDSLDSKFFKFNFDIANDILTIEHEKGHLKLKVGFEYGLSSVGYYIYVDPILLKEGEILITKRALMQIENHFRALQSYSKPRITSIVIDPGHGGRDRGAIVTHKINEHDITLLEKDFSLTYSMHLYKILSNYFLDRNILLTRVDDVFVSLQDRSELANAIKPDFPHNVIFLSIHVNNAPNPKARGIEFWYLPQDSKREVVRNFKGYDIRGNRYLRELNDILDIKYKYESKKLAEILYETFIDVLCETKIRSIREEQWFVIKNSSMPAVLIEIGFLSNIADAMLILDYNYMSKINILVLKSLIRFIEFYEK from the coding sequence TTGATTAATTTAATCTCTGTTTATCTGTTTTTAGAGGCTCAGGAAGTTGATTACGTTAATATTCTGGATTCACTTGATAGTAAGTTTTTTAAGTTTAACTTTGATATTGCAAATGATATTCTTACAATTGAACATGAGAAGGGACATCTTAAGCTTAAAGTAGGTTTTGAATATGGTCTCTCATCTGTTGGTTATTATATTTATGTAGATCCTATCCTTTTAAAGGAGGGAGAGATTTTGATAACCAAGAGGGCTTTGATGCAGATTGAAAATCATTTTAGAGCTTTGCAAAGCTACAGTAAGCCACGAATAACGTCGATAGTAATTGATCCTGGTCATGGCGGACGTGATAGAGGAGCTATTGTAACTCATAAAATCAATGAACATGATATTACTCTTTTAGAGAAAGATTTTTCTTTAACTTATTCTATGCATTTATATAAAATCTTGAGTAATTATTTTTTAGACAGAAACATTTTATTAACACGTGTAGATGATGTTTTTGTGTCATTGCAAGATAGGTCTGAGCTTGCGAATGCAATTAAACCAGATTTTCCACATAATGTTATATTTTTATCAATACATGTGAATAATGCGCCAAATCCTAAAGCCAGGGGAATTGAATTTTGGTATCTTCCTCAAGATTCCAAAAGAGAAGTTGTAAGAAATTTTAAAGGATATGATATTAGAGGTAATAGATACTTGAGGGAGCTTAATGATATACTAGATATTAAGTATAAATATGAGTCAAAAAAATTAGCTGAGATTTTATATGAGACTTTTATTGATGTTTTATGTGAGACCAAAATTCGATCAATTAGAGAAGAGCAGTGGTTTGTGATTAAAAATAGTAGTATGCCTGCTGTGTTAATTGAAATTGGGTTTTTATCTAACATTGCTGATGCTATGTTAATTTTGGATTACAATTATATGAGTAAGATAAATATATTAGTACTTAAATCTTTAATTAGGTTTATTGAATTTTATGAAAAATAA
- a CDS encoding flagellar filament outer layer protein FlaA → MSKVKNIVFVLFFLIFLSSLFGQEVPGASSGDNAVKNEPGELVLDFAELSRDASPTKLDLTDYVELVYSGASNIVKAEDMVLDLGISNWTVLLTPSSRMQAYVKNSVVAPAVVKGESKRYAGDTILGVRVLFPSYSQSSAMILPPFKIPFHAGEDGNQFLGKGLIDNVKTMREVKVTVYSLGHEVDLEVLFEDMSGMEYVYPLGTLRFKGWADLVWSNPNYLPGISAITGKDNIPNYPLPSSKMRFKAFRVSKSHSSKDQNLIFYVKDVRVIYDKLSVSLDSDIDNESVFKIYETRGAESLRKLKAQEALKKVLKIKEDVSMPDQSFQDFLEKGSNDESGARTKEQ, encoded by the coding sequence ATGTCTAAAGTAAAAAATATTGTTTTTGTTTTATTTTTTCTTATTTTCTTAAGCTCTCTTTTCGGACAAGAAGTACCTGGAGCATCATCAGGTGATAATGCTGTGAAAAATGAGCCTGGTGAGTTAGTTCTTGATTTTGCGGAACTTTCAAGAGATGCAAGCCCAACTAAGCTTGATCTTACAGATTATGTTGAACTTGTGTATTCTGGGGCTTCAAATATTGTGAAGGCAGAAGATATGGTCTTAGATCTTGGAATAAGTAATTGGACTGTTCTTTTAACCCCTTCATCTAGGATGCAGGCTTATGTAAAAAATTCTGTTGTTGCTCCAGCTGTTGTTAAGGGTGAATCTAAAAGATATGCAGGTGATACAATCTTAGGTGTGAGAGTATTATTTCCAAGTTATTCTCAATCTTCTGCAATGATTTTACCTCCATTTAAGATTCCTTTTCATGCTGGAGAAGACGGAAATCAATTTTTAGGTAAAGGTTTAATTGATAATGTTAAAACTATGAGAGAAGTTAAGGTTACTGTTTACAGTTTGGGTCATGAGGTTGATCTTGAAGTTTTATTTGAAGATATGAGTGGGATGGAATATGTTTATCCTTTAGGTACCTTAAGATTTAAAGGTTGGGCAGATTTGGTATGGTCAAATCCTAATTATCTTCCAGGCATAAGTGCTATAACAGGTAAAGATAATATTCCTAACTATCCTCTTCCTTCAAGTAAGATGAGATTTAAGGCATTTAGAGTGTCAAAGTCTCATAGCTCAAAAGATCAGAATTTGATTTTTTATGTTAAAGATGTAAGAGTTATTTATGATAAGTTAAGTGTTTCTTTGGATTCTGATATTGATAATGAATCTGTATTTAAGATTTATGAGACACGTGGGGCAGAATCACTTCGAAAATTAAAAGCACAGGAAGCTCTTAAGAAAGTTTTAAAGATTAAAGAAGATGTGTCAATGCCAGATCAGTCTTTTCAAGATTTCTTAGAAAAGGGTAGTAATGATGAATCTGGAGCACGTACTAAAGAACAATAA
- a CDS encoding chemotaxis protein CheA, with translation MLDSENKELLEIFFEEAQNLVDTLEENIMSLEDDPSNAETIDEIFRAAHTLKGGSASVDMMELSGFTHIVEDVFDAIRDNKLKICNDLVDLLLNALDVIKGMLDARLNGDVYLQDVSDLKNKLRRFLGDEHQTVSGISLENINDDEFLLSSRELSDMREVVGLGQKVLKVSIYFDKDNPMSTIAGIQMFQALKDLGPILYTFPNYEQLIADKFLRRVDYYLISLNNNTIEEKIKLSGVALSYAIDEFDIDSELAKIEVIERNTVVNDTLSEVKVQLSNDELISLRERIGDAKLFEVKLNFNKDNPMSTISGLQMLQALKSLGEVYKSIPEDLLADKFFDFIVYYLISNTSVDSISKKVDLSDVVVSFDINEIDLKNIKDVNLNTEVGSYASSKESKKTAVNVNLIRIDSKRIDSILNLVSEAVISKSTYNQINSDMTSFLYSFNYFYDYQESFRNSFLVDLKMIFKDMGLELESSLENQIANLVEHKLDRTLQDMVGLRDLLFKILQDSRFASNRLSRIITDLHESVLRTRMLPVSSIFSRFARVVRDLSKKLGKIVELSTEGEDTEVDKSVIDDLVDPLMHCVRNSMDHGLETADERLSKGKDKAGHIILRAKNEGNVISIEIEDDGRGIDPDIIRQKSIEKGLIKEDTVLSESEILNLIFEPGFSTASQITDVSGRGVGLDVVKNNIKKLNGTIVIDSKVNVGTTFKIKLPLTLVIVQGLLVKSGSEIYVVPLNSVLETHRISEKNIKLLENDHEVYNLREEVISVLRLDELFNIKNDQNLYEKFLIVISVNDKKAGIVVDSILGEEDFVVKPIKDKYASSPGIVGATTLGNGKVVLIIDVFRLFDLKDMQG, from the coding sequence ATGCTAGATTCAGAAAACAAAGAGCTTTTAGAGATTTTTTTTGAGGAAGCTCAGAATCTTGTAGATACTCTTGAAGAAAATATTATGTCATTAGAGGATGACCCTAGTAATGCAGAAACTATTGATGAGATATTTAGGGCGGCGCATACTCTTAAGGGCGGCTCAGCTTCTGTTGATATGATGGAACTTTCAGGTTTTACTCATATTGTTGAAGATGTATTTGATGCTATTAGAGATAACAAATTAAAAATATGTAATGACCTTGTTGATTTACTTTTAAATGCACTTGATGTAATAAAAGGAATGCTTGATGCACGTCTTAATGGAGATGTTTATTTACAAGATGTAAGCGATCTTAAAAATAAATTAAGAAGGTTTTTAGGAGACGAGCATCAGACAGTTTCCGGAATATCTTTAGAGAATATAAATGATGATGAATTTTTACTTTCTTCCCGTGAGCTTAGTGATATGCGCGAAGTTGTTGGACTTGGTCAAAAAGTTTTAAAAGTGAGTATTTATTTTGATAAAGATAATCCTATGTCTACAATTGCTGGTATACAGATGTTTCAAGCTTTAAAAGATTTAGGACCAATTCTGTATACGTTTCCTAATTATGAACAGCTTATTGCAGATAAGTTTTTAAGAAGAGTAGATTATTATTTAATATCTTTAAATAATAATACTATTGAAGAAAAAATCAAATTGTCTGGTGTTGCTTTGAGTTATGCAATTGATGAATTTGATATTGATAGTGAGTTGGCAAAAATAGAGGTAATTGAGAGAAATACTGTTGTTAATGATACTCTGTCTGAAGTAAAAGTGCAGCTTTCTAATGATGAGCTTATAAGTTTAAGAGAGCGTATTGGTGATGCTAAGTTATTTGAGGTAAAGTTAAATTTCAATAAAGATAATCCTATGTCAACAATTTCTGGACTTCAGATGTTGCAGGCGTTAAAAAGTTTAGGAGAAGTTTATAAATCTATTCCTGAAGATTTATTAGCTGATAAATTTTTTGATTTTATTGTATATTATTTAATATCAAATACCTCAGTGGATAGTATTTCTAAAAAGGTAGATTTGTCAGATGTTGTTGTTAGTTTTGATATTAACGAAATTGATTTAAAAAATATTAAGGATGTAAATTTAAATACCGAAGTTGGTAGTTATGCCTCTTCTAAGGAATCTAAGAAGACAGCTGTAAATGTCAATTTGATTAGAATTGATAGTAAAAGAATAGATTCCATATTAAACCTTGTGAGTGAAGCCGTTATAAGTAAATCAACTTATAATCAAATAAATTCTGATATGACCTCTTTCCTTTATAGTTTTAATTATTTTTATGATTATCAAGAAAGTTTTCGCAATAGTTTTTTGGTAGATTTAAAGATGATTTTTAAGGATATGGGTTTGGAATTGGAAAGCTCTCTTGAGAACCAAATAGCAAATTTGGTGGAGCATAAGCTTGATAGAACTTTACAGGATATGGTAGGTTTAAGAGATTTACTATTTAAAATTCTTCAAGATTCTAGATTTGCCTCTAATAGACTCTCTAGGATAATTACTGATTTGCATGAGAGTGTTTTAAGGACAAGAATGTTACCAGTTTCTAGTATTTTTTCAAGATTTGCAAGAGTGGTAAGAGACCTTTCAAAAAAGCTAGGCAAGATTGTAGAGCTTAGTACTGAAGGGGAAGATACGGAAGTTGATAAATCTGTTATAGATGATCTTGTAGATCCTTTAATGCATTGTGTTAGAAATTCTATGGATCATGGTCTTGAAACTGCTGATGAGAGACTTAGCAAGGGTAAAGATAAAGCTGGTCATATAATTTTGCGTGCCAAGAATGAAGGTAATGTGATATCAATTGAGATTGAGGATGATGGAAGAGGTATAGATCCAGATATTATTAGGCAAAAATCAATTGAGAAAGGTTTAATAAAAGAAGATACGGTTTTATCTGAGAGTGAGATTTTGAACTTAATTTTTGAACCAGGATTTTCAACAGCTAGTCAGATTACAGATGTTTCTGGCAGAGGCGTAGGACTTGATGTTGTTAAAAATAATATTAAGAAATTAAATGGAACTATTGTTATAGATTCAAAAGTTAATGTTGGTACTACTTTTAAAATAAAGCTTCCTTTAACATTAGTGATTGTGCAAGGTCTTCTTGTAAAGTCAGGTAGTGAGATTTATGTTGTTCCTTTAAATAGTGTTCTTGAAACACATAGAATTAGTGAAAAAAATATTAAGCTTCTTGAAAATGATCATGAAGTGTATAATTTAAGGGAAGAAGTTATATCTGTGCTTAGACTTGATGAGCTTTTTAATATAAAGAACGATCAAAACCTGTATGAAAAGTTTTTAATAGTCATTAGCGTTAATGATAAAAAGGCTGGGATAGTTGTGGATTCTATTCTTGGAGAAGAAGATTTTGTTGTAAAACCTATTAAAGATAAGTATGCTTCAAGTCCCGGAATAGTTGGAGCTACTACACTTGGTAATGGTAAGGTTGTCTTAATTATTGATGTGTTTAGGCTTTTTGACCTGAAAGATATGCAAGGATAG
- a CDS encoding CheR family methyltransferase produces the protein MEIKEICLGDHNVSNQVKGPTPVNLDFKVVSFNIGNDNYLVDIMQVKEIRKSSNFTYVPNAKKYVVGLDNLRGEIISIIDLRIMFNLEVLKRDLEDIMVLRNGDLLIGVIVDKVNNVFSIDSSLIQDPHPVLSQEALIRYIKGVVEYGEKLYILLDVDRIFDYDREEKILLEDSRNDDEIDASGNEDNSLSYSNNFLELSESSVSELATSSKGDLDDLKVIKENLFKYSFNASLVNDEFLKKIGMQLDIANINDLSYDNFLGEFYSKSSGRLWDDRYLKEFQDEIVKPYVNDMSGVGTVLNVFEIGCGDGKETISFVNVLYESYKNPFKVTAIDNNLVKVIGTSSLIFSESDINLSEIYRKNSFEQSPGVYKFKPEIMNNILFEYSDAILSEFPENLGIVFLRDILCFLNDNGQNLILDAIAEKSVSGALLILGDNEELKNNDLFMKDRSVKYFNLYKRI, from the coding sequence ATGGAAATAAAAGAGATATGTTTAGGTGATCATAATGTAAGTAATCAAGTTAAAGGACCTACTCCTGTTAATTTAGATTTTAAAGTAGTTTCTTTTAATATTGGAAATGATAATTATCTTGTAGATATTATGCAAGTTAAGGAGATTAGGAAATCTAGTAATTTTACATATGTCCCAAATGCTAAAAAATATGTGGTTGGTCTTGATAATTTAAGAGGAGAAATAATCTCTATTATTGATTTGAGAATAATGTTTAATTTGGAAGTTCTTAAGAGAGATCTTGAAGATATTATGGTTCTTAGGAATGGTGATTTATTAATAGGAGTTATTGTTGATAAGGTTAATAATGTTTTTTCAATTGATTCTTCTTTAATTCAAGACCCTCATCCTGTTCTATCCCAAGAAGCACTTATACGTTACATAAAGGGAGTAGTTGAGTATGGTGAAAAATTATATATTCTTCTTGATGTTGATAGAATTTTTGATTATGATAGGGAAGAAAAAATTTTATTGGAAGATAGCAGAAATGATGATGAGATAGATGCTTCTGGGAATGAGGATAACTCATTGTCTTATAGCAATAATTTTTTAGAATTGTCAGAATCATCTGTTAGTGAACTTGCAACGTCGTCTAAGGGTGATTTAGATGATTTAAAGGTTATTAAAGAAAATCTTTTTAAATATTCTTTCAATGCGTCTTTAGTAAATGATGAATTTTTAAAGAAAATTGGTATGCAATTAGATATTGCAAATATTAATGATTTATCTTATGATAATTTTTTAGGTGAATTTTATTCAAAATCATCAGGACGCTTATGGGATGATAGATATTTGAAAGAATTTCAGGATGAAATTGTTAAGCCATATGTTAATGATATGAGTGGTGTTGGTACTGTTTTAAATGTTTTTGAGATTGGATGTGGTGATGGAAAGGAGACAATATCTTTTGTGAATGTTTTATATGAGTCTTATAAAAATCCTTTTAAGGTAACAGCTATTGATAATAATTTAGTTAAAGTAATTGGCACTTCTAGTTTGATTTTCTCAGAGTCTGATATTAATTTAAGCGAGATTTATAGAAAGAATTCCTTTGAGCAGAGTCCTGGAGTTTATAAATTCAAACCAGAGATTATGAATAATATTTTATTTGAATATTCAGATGCTATTTTATCAGAATTTCCAGAAAATTTGGGAATTGTTTTTTTAAGGGATATTTTATGTTTCTTGAATGATAATGGTCAGAATTTAATTCTGGATGCGATTGCAGAAAAATCTGTTAGCGGTGCTCTTTTGATTTTAGGAGATAATGAAGAACTTAAGAACAATGATCTTTTTATGAAAGATAGATCTGTTAAATATTTTAATTTGTATAAAAGGATTTAA
- a CDS encoding chemotaxis protein CheX, which yields MRIDYIEPFLDAASSVLRDMLLVEDIQMGSPGLKSINQKIRGVSVIVGLAGSVEGSIIIDMDIDTALFVASKLNFEEYVDFDDEETKEMVAATLTEVGNIIAGNFVTTLHAKGFVFDITPPAFIYGENMKISNKGSEALIVPFTLPDGKIIEVNIAIRERV from the coding sequence ATGAGAATAGATTATATAGAGCCATTTTTAGATGCTGCTTCTTCAGTTTTAAGGGATATGTTGCTTGTTGAAGACATTCAGATGGGCAGTCCTGGACTTAAGTCGATAAATCAAAAAATAAGAGGAGTGTCTGTAATTGTAGGACTTGCAGGTTCTGTTGAAGGTAGTATTATTATTGATATGGATATTGATACCGCGCTTTTTGTTGCTTCAAAGTTGAATTTTGAGGAGTATGTTGATTTTGATGATGAAGAGACTAAAGAGATGGTAGCAGCAACTCTTACGGAAGTTGGTAATATTATTGCTGGCAATTTTGTTACTACTTTGCATGCTAAGGGTTTTGTATTTGATATAACCCCACCAGCTTTTATTTATGGAGAAAATATGAAAATAAGTAATAAGGGTTCTGAAGCATTAATAGTTCCCTTTACTTTACCAGATGGTAAAATTATCGAAGTTAATATTGCAATAAGAGAGAGGGTTTGA
- a CDS encoding response regulator: MIQKTTIAVDSSNKPKGINYDTGVPFNVLIVDDSVFTVKQLTQIFTSEGFNIIDTAADGEEAVIKYKNHYPNIDVVTLDITMPKMDGITCLSNIMEFDKNAKVIMISALGKEQLVKDCLIKGAKTFIVKPLDRAKVLQRVMSVFVK; the protein is encoded by the coding sequence ATGATCCAAAAAACTACAATTGCTGTGGATTCTTCAAATAAACCAAAGGGGATCAATTATGACACCGGAGTTCCTTTTAATGTTTTGATCGTGGATGATTCAGTTTTTACTGTAAAGCAGCTTACACAAATTTTTACTTCTGAAGGATTCAATATTATTGATACTGCTGCTGATGGTGAGGAAGCTGTGATTAAATATAAAAACCATTATCCTAATATTGATGTTGTTACTCTTGATATTACTATGCCCAAGATGGATGGGATAACTTGTCTTTCTAATATTATGGAATTTGATAAAAATGCTAAAGTAATAATGATTTCTGCTTTAGGAAAAGAACAGTTGGTGAAAGATTGTTTAATTAAAGGTGCAAAGACATTTATTGTGAAGCCTCTTGATAGAGCTAAGGTTCTTCAAAGAGTGATGTCTGTATTTGTTAAATGA